A genomic segment from Pistricoccus aurantiacus encodes:
- a CDS encoding Lon protease family protein: MTAHPEPLAADRLYRHCDPDSLDFETSDELGPLDQLIGQDRALEALRFGTGIQGLGYNLFVLGPSGVGKHEIVKRFLHERSRQAPAPSDWCYLHDFKQGSHPRLIELPAGKGARFRRDLEQLVEELQHAIPATFESDEYQSRLHEIQQELGQRQSEAFREIGKEAEQEHIALIQSPNGFSFAPRNDEGEVMDLEAFQALPEERRQAIQRTIAALQEKLQKTIQQMPRWRKEVQQRVLALNEEMAAASVGPLLEELREAYRDHPRVVEHVNAIQQDVTENVNALISQEARSNGSMASVFSRYQANLLVDNAEQQGAPVVYEDMPTYQHLVGRVEHQVHQGALLTDFRLIRAGALHRANGGYLILDAAKVLTQPFVWESLKRALYGARVKIESLERLYSLVSTVSLEPEPMPLDLKVVLIGNRMLYYLLCAYDPDFLELFKVQADLEEDVQRDADTQRLYARLFATLAREANLKALGRDAVARLIEHASRLADDSERLSVHRRAFRDLLREADYWAARAGSDRVTAEHVQEAIDQQIYRASRVHESMERSILRDIMLIDTAGEALGQVNGLSVIQLGSHAFGRPTRITATARPGRGGLVDIEREAKLGGNIHSKGVMILSRLLASRYAGESALSLSASLAFEQSYGMVDGDSASVAEFCALLSVLARAPLHQSLAVTGSVNQHGQVQAVGGVNEKIEGFFDICQARGLDGSHGVLLPRANVVHLMLRGDVLQAARDGRFKVYPIDSVDEAICLLTGLIAGERGADGRFPAGTLNRRVADRLDEFAEIGRRQAGGDNRQDASRHDDSR, from the coding sequence ATGACCGCTCACCCCGAACCGCTTGCCGCCGACAGGCTCTATCGGCACTGCGACCCGGATTCGCTGGATTTCGAGACCAGTGACGAACTGGGGCCACTCGATCAGCTAATCGGCCAGGATCGGGCCCTGGAGGCGCTGCGTTTCGGCACCGGTATCCAGGGACTGGGATACAACCTGTTCGTGCTGGGGCCGTCTGGTGTGGGCAAGCACGAGATCGTGAAGCGCTTTCTTCACGAACGTTCCCGTCAGGCGCCGGCGCCTTCCGACTGGTGCTACCTGCACGATTTCAAGCAGGGCAGCCATCCGCGCCTCATTGAACTGCCGGCGGGGAAGGGCGCGCGCTTTCGTCGCGACCTGGAGCAACTGGTAGAGGAATTGCAGCATGCCATTCCCGCCACCTTCGAGAGCGACGAGTACCAGAGCCGTCTGCACGAGATCCAGCAGGAGCTCGGCCAGCGCCAGAGCGAGGCCTTTCGCGAGATCGGCAAGGAGGCCGAGCAGGAGCATATCGCCCTGATCCAGTCCCCCAACGGCTTCAGCTTCGCCCCGCGTAACGACGAGGGCGAGGTGATGGACCTGGAAGCGTTTCAGGCGCTGCCGGAAGAGCGTCGCCAGGCCATCCAGCGCACCATCGCCGCGCTGCAGGAGAAACTGCAGAAGACGATTCAGCAGATGCCGCGCTGGCGCAAGGAAGTGCAGCAGCGCGTCCTTGCGCTCAACGAGGAGATGGCCGCGGCCTCGGTGGGACCGCTGCTCGAGGAGCTGCGCGAGGCCTATCGCGATCACCCCCGAGTCGTCGAGCACGTCAACGCCATCCAGCAGGACGTGACCGAGAACGTCAATGCGCTTATCAGCCAGGAGGCGCGCAGCAACGGTTCCATGGCGTCGGTCTTCAGCCGCTATCAGGCCAATCTGCTGGTGGACAACGCCGAGCAGCAGGGTGCGCCGGTGGTCTACGAGGACATGCCGACCTATCAGCACCTGGTGGGGAGGGTGGAACACCAGGTGCATCAGGGGGCGCTGCTGACTGACTTTCGCCTGATCCGGGCCGGGGCGCTGCATCGCGCCAACGGCGGCTACCTGATCCTCGACGCCGCCAAGGTGCTCACCCAGCCCTTCGTCTGGGAGAGCCTCAAGCGTGCCCTCTACGGGGCGCGGGTAAAGATCGAGTCCCTGGAGCGGCTTTACAGCCTCGTCAGCACCGTCTCCCTGGAGCCTGAGCCCATGCCGCTGGATCTCAAGGTCGTGCTGATCGGCAATCGCATGCTCTACTACCTGCTGTGCGCCTACGACCCGGATTTCCTGGAGCTGTTCAAGGTGCAGGCGGATCTCGAGGAGGACGTGCAGCGCGACGCGGACACCCAGCGACTCTATGCGCGCCTGTTCGCCACCCTGGCCCGGGAGGCGAACCTCAAGGCCCTGGGGCGTGACGCCGTGGCACGGCTCATCGAGCATGCCAGCCGTCTCGCCGACGACAGCGAGCGCCTGTCCGTCCACCGCCGTGCCTTTCGCGATCTGCTGCGGGAGGCGGACTACTGGGCCGCTCGGGCGGGAAGCGATCGGGTCACCGCCGAGCATGTGCAAGAGGCCATCGACCAGCAGATCTACCGCGCCTCACGGGTGCACGAAAGCATGGAGCGCTCGATTCTGCGCGACATCATGCTCATCGACACCGCCGGGGAGGCCTTGGGCCAGGTCAACGGCCTGTCGGTGATCCAGCTTGGCAGCCATGCCTTCGGGCGCCCCACCCGCATCACCGCCACGGCGCGGCCCGGGCGCGGCGGCCTGGTGGATATCGAGCGCGAGGCCAAGCTGGGCGGCAACATCCACTCCAAGGGGGTGATGATCCTGTCGCGCCTGCTGGCCTCGCGCTACGCCGGTGAGTCGGCGCTGTCCCTATCGGCGAGCCTGGCCTTCGAGCAGTCCTACGGCATGGTCGACGGCGACAGCGCCTCCGTGGCGGAGTTCTGCGCCTTGCTCTCGGTGCTCGCCAGGGCGCCGCTGCACCAATCCCTGGCGGTGACCGGTTCCGTCAACCAGCACGGGCAGGTGCAGGCGGTGGGCGGGGTCAACGAGAAGATCGAGGGATTTTTCGATATCTGCCAGGCGCGAGGGCTGGACGGCAGTCACGGCGTCCTGCTGCCCAGGGCCAACGTGGTGCACCTCATGCTGCGCGGCGATGTGCTCCAGGCGGCGCGTGACGGGCGTTTCAAGGTGTATCCGATCGATAGCGTGGATGAGGCCATCTGCCTGCTGACCGGCCTTATCGCCGGCGAGCGCGGAGCGGACGGCCGATTCCCCGCCGGCACTCTCAACCGTCGCGTCGCGGATCGCCTGGACGAGTTCGCCGAAATCGGCCGTCGACAGGCTGGCGGTGATAACCGACAGGATGCGAGCCGCCATGACGACTCACGATAA
- a CDS encoding cytochrome c: protein MNKRQTYRGAFLSVVLLASLAFSGSVIAAKPVGPDLTDKLRGLLVKEMVEIEAAMQETYSAIIQGRHDEVAQKGQAIHDSFILEQSLTEQDEQDLKAVVPQEFLQMDEHFHQLSASLAEAGKRQDTQAQVDTFNRMTESCVACHSRYVTDRFEGLEDQSFPMSWGQKADEVNEQ, encoded by the coding sequence ATGAACAAGAGACAAACATACCGAGGAGCCTTCCTGTCGGTTGTCCTGCTGGCGAGCCTGGCATTCAGCGGATCTGTCATTGCCGCGAAGCCGGTGGGACCTGACCTGACCGATAAGCTGCGCGGGCTGCTGGTCAAGGAGATGGTCGAGATCGAGGCGGCGATGCAGGAAACCTATAGCGCCATCATCCAGGGCAGGCATGACGAGGTGGCGCAAAAGGGCCAGGCTATCCACGATAGCTTCATCCTCGAGCAGTCCCTGACCGAGCAGGATGAACAGGATCTGAAAGCGGTGGTGCCCCAGGAATTCCTGCAAATGGACGAGCATTTCCATCAGCTGTCGGCGTCCCTGGCCGAGGCGGGAAAACGACAGGATACCCAGGCTCAGGTCGATACCTTTAACCGCATGACCGAATCCTGTGTGGCCTGCCACAGTCGCTATGTGACGGACCGCTTCGAGGGTCTGGAGGACCAGTCATTTCCCATGAGTTGGGGGCAGAAAGCAGACGAAGTCAACGAGCAATGA
- a CDS encoding efflux RND transporter permease subunit has translation MIRWFAGHPTAANLLLILLLAVGLFAVPGLKRETFPDYLPGEVSIEVAYRGATAADVEDEICRRLEDALKGVDFLDEFVCVAQDNLASATATMEDEGNIGRFLDDISTEVEAITDFPEQAEPAVVRELHRSDLVAAVAVGGDMPLSDLENYAKTLEDRLLRLPGVAKVDIQGLSQRQWQIEIPQEALGQYGLSASELAAILSHQNIDMPLGILETPNQDIQLRFTDQRHALRELQDVVVVSGAEGGELTLGQIATLRENVEREEEKIWFDGQRALVLEVHKTLRDDALDVMNALQSVVEKERQRLDGDVSLILTQDMTSIVRDRLQMLVENGIIGFVLVVLVMSLFFRPRLALWAVLGLPVAFLGAFAVMGLAGLSLNMITLVALLMAIGIVMDDAIVITDNIAARAKKGAAPMEAVVEGTRGVLPGVLSSFLTTVAVFLPLSFLAGELGDVLEVLPVALIAALAASLIEAFFILPHHLKGSLHRLQAEPSRLRAGFERRFEAFREGVGRLADAAIRWRYALLGSVLILLLGSGGYLVGGHIGSEAMPEIDGDVLEARILMPQGTPLSRTEAVASRVEEALREVDARLTPEQPDETPLVRAVQVRFNHNPSAREAGAHVATVMVDLLTAERRNVSLDKLTALWRREIGDIPGLLSLIIQEPGFGPAGIPIEVRLQGENLDELKAASLEFSEHLAGYTGVYSVIDDLRPGKPERRLSLAEGAHGLGLTAEEIAAQLRAAMLGQISDTLRIGQRDVEILVRHAEQDRQSLDDLQDLTVQLPGGGRVPLEVVANIEKARGWARITRVDGQRTVSVTADVDATSANAQAIVDDIRRHWLPDFQARHPDVAVAFEGQVARSAETGGSIRRALLIGLIGIFVILSFQFRSYVEPLIVMLSIPLAFVGALWGHVLMGFYLSMPSLIGAASLAGIVVNNAILLIHFIKSYRASGQSAIAAAGQASRDRLRAILISSSTTIAGLLPLLAETSAQAAAVQPLVIAVVFGLLSSTVLVLVVIPALYVIFDDLGWARIEDPASPDTLTDVGKPT, from the coding sequence ATGATTCGCTGGTTCGCCGGTCACCCCACCGCCGCCAACCTCCTGCTGATCCTATTGCTGGCGGTAGGACTGTTCGCCGTTCCGGGCCTCAAGCGCGAGACCTTTCCCGATTACCTGCCCGGCGAGGTAAGCATCGAGGTGGCATATCGCGGCGCCACCGCGGCTGACGTCGAGGACGAGATCTGTCGCCGTTTGGAGGACGCTCTGAAAGGCGTGGACTTCCTCGATGAATTCGTCTGCGTGGCTCAGGACAACCTGGCCAGCGCCACGGCCACCATGGAAGACGAAGGCAATATCGGTCGCTTCCTGGACGATATTTCCACCGAAGTCGAGGCCATCACCGACTTCCCCGAACAGGCCGAACCCGCAGTGGTGCGTGAGCTACATCGCAGCGATCTGGTGGCGGCGGTGGCGGTCGGCGGCGACATGCCGCTGTCCGATCTGGAGAATTATGCCAAGACCTTGGAGGATAGATTGCTGCGCCTGCCCGGCGTCGCCAAGGTCGATATTCAGGGGCTCTCCCAGCGCCAATGGCAGATCGAGATTCCCCAGGAAGCGTTGGGGCAGTATGGGCTGTCGGCAAGCGAGCTGGCGGCGATCCTCTCCCACCAGAATATCGATATGCCACTGGGTATTCTGGAAACCCCAAACCAGGACATCCAACTGCGTTTCACCGACCAGCGTCATGCTCTTCGTGAGCTGCAAGATGTGGTGGTCGTCTCCGGCGCCGAGGGTGGCGAGCTGACCCTGGGACAGATCGCCACTCTTCGGGAGAACGTCGAACGCGAGGAAGAAAAGATCTGGTTCGACGGCCAGCGTGCTCTGGTGCTGGAAGTGCACAAGACCCTGCGCGACGACGCCCTGGACGTGATGAATGCCCTGCAATCCGTGGTCGAGAAGGAGCGCCAGCGCCTGGACGGTGATGTATCGCTGATCCTGACCCAGGACATGACCAGCATCGTGCGCGACCGCCTGCAGATGCTGGTCGAGAACGGCATCATCGGCTTCGTGCTGGTGGTGCTGGTGATGAGCCTGTTCTTCCGGCCTCGGTTGGCGCTGTGGGCGGTGCTGGGGCTGCCGGTGGCCTTCCTCGGTGCCTTCGCGGTGATGGGCCTGGCCGGACTGTCACTCAACATGATTACCTTGGTGGCGCTGCTGATGGCAATCGGCATCGTCATGGACGATGCTATCGTGATCACCGACAACATTGCCGCCCGTGCCAAGAAGGGCGCCGCTCCTATGGAGGCGGTGGTCGAAGGCACTCGCGGCGTGCTGCCTGGCGTGCTGTCATCCTTTTTGACCACGGTAGCCGTCTTCCTGCCGCTTTCCTTTCTCGCCGGCGAACTGGGTGATGTGCTTGAAGTGCTGCCGGTGGCCTTGATCGCTGCCTTGGCGGCAAGCCTGATCGAAGCCTTCTTCATCCTTCCCCACCACCTGAAAGGCAGTCTTCATCGCCTGCAGGCCGAGCCGTCGCGGCTGCGCGCCGGCTTCGAACGTCGCTTCGAGGCATTTCGGGAGGGAGTCGGGCGTCTGGCTGATGCGGCGATTCGCTGGCGTTATGCCTTGTTGGGAAGCGTGCTGATTCTGTTGCTGGGCTCCGGCGGCTATCTTGTCGGGGGCCATATCGGCAGCGAAGCCATGCCGGAAATCGACGGTGACGTACTCGAGGCGCGTATTCTGATGCCTCAGGGCACGCCGCTGTCACGTACCGAAGCGGTGGCGTCCCGCGTAGAGGAGGCCCTGCGCGAGGTCGATGCGCGGCTGACGCCAGAGCAACCGGATGAAACGCCTCTGGTGCGTGCCGTTCAGGTACGCTTCAACCACAATCCCAGCGCTCGGGAGGCCGGCGCTCACGTCGCCACGGTGATGGTCGACCTGCTCACCGCGGAGCGGCGTAATGTGAGTCTGGATAAGCTGACCGCACTCTGGCGCCGCGAGATTGGCGATATACCCGGGCTGCTCAGCCTGATCATTCAGGAGCCGGGGTTCGGGCCGGCGGGCATCCCTATCGAAGTGCGTCTACAGGGGGAGAACCTGGATGAACTGAAGGCCGCTTCTCTGGAGTTCTCCGAGCATCTTGCCGGCTATACGGGCGTGTACAGCGTCATCGACGACCTGCGTCCCGGCAAGCCGGAGCGCCGACTGTCCTTGGCCGAAGGCGCCCACGGGCTTGGGCTGACCGCCGAAGAGATCGCCGCGCAGCTGCGGGCCGCCATGCTCGGGCAAATCAGCGATACCCTGCGCATCGGCCAGCGGGACGTGGAAATCCTGGTGCGTCACGCCGAGCAGGATCGACAGAGCCTGGATGATCTTCAGGACTTGACCGTGCAGCTCCCGGGAGGAGGCCGAGTGCCCCTTGAAGTAGTCGCGAACATCGAGAAGGCGCGTGGCTGGGCGCGCATCACCCGCGTCGATGGCCAGCGTACCGTTTCCGTGACCGCCGACGTGGATGCGACATCGGCCAATGCCCAGGCGATCGTCGACGATATTCGCCGGCACTGGCTGCCGGATTTCCAGGCGCGCCATCCTGATGTGGCGGTCGCTTTCGAGGGCCAGGTCGCCCGCTCAGCGGAAACCGGTGGCTCCATTCGTCGCGCGCTGCTGATCGGGCTGATCGGCATCTTCGTGATTCTCTCCTTCCAGTTCAGAAGCTACGTCGAACCGCTGATCGTCATGCTGTCGATCCCTCTGGCCTTCGTCGGCGCGCTATGGGGCCATGTGCTGATGGGCTTCTATCTCTCCATGCCCTCCTTGATCGGCGCGGCGTCCCTGGCGGGCATCGTGGTCAACAATGCCATCCTGCTGATTCATTTCATCAAGAGCTACCGTGCCTCGGGGCAATCCGCCATCGCTGCGGCGGGTCAGGCCAGTCGCGATCGCCTGCGTGCTATTTTGATCTCCTCGAGCACTACCATCGCCGGACTGCTGCCGCTGCTGGCCGAGACCAGCGCTCAGGCAGCGGCGGTGCAACCGCTGGTGATCGCCGTGGTGTTCGGCCTGTTGAGCTCCACGGTGCTAGTGTTGGTGGTGATACCGGCGCTATATGTGATCTTCGACGACCTGGGCTGGGCGCGGATAGAAGATCCCGCATCACCAGATACATTAACCGATGTAGGCAAACCAACGTGA
- a CDS encoding efflux RND transporter periplasmic adaptor subunit, with protein MKKVWGRGLFIALGLVVGIGLVVWFVANRQAPSRDEAVATAPTVRVIEAGLMPLAVEARGYGTARPARRWDAIANVPGRVVERHPGLESGTLLTKDTLMLEIDPSRYRLAEAEAKAELASLAAEQAQLEMEAENTGRLLALERERLRLAEQELARIRRLANSGSVSRSRLDTEERAALSQRQTVQSLENELQLIPSRRQRLEARAEQASTRLAQARQDLEDTRFVAPFDLRLGEVEAELHQYINAGQRLFSADGIEAAEVVAQVPMDMLRRLLGTQTVRDADDETLDIAQRLDFSVIEAEVSLVAGKGARWPARVVRIANGLDPATRTAQVVVRIDDPYRQVSPLTSPALVRDMYVQVRLAASSPEPVMVVPAAAVHQGEVYLVDEQQRLERRSVRVAFEQHDLAVIAEGLSIGETVIVDDLVPAINGMTIDPRRDEALTRSLRRQALGETP; from the coding sequence ATGAAAAAAGTTTGGGGGCGAGGACTGTTTATCGCGCTGGGTCTGGTAGTGGGGATCGGTCTGGTAGTGTGGTTCGTGGCCAATCGACAGGCGCCTTCGCGAGATGAGGCCGTCGCGACCGCACCGACGGTGCGAGTCATCGAGGCTGGGCTAATGCCTCTCGCCGTCGAGGCCCGGGGTTACGGCACTGCACGTCCCGCACGGCGCTGGGATGCCATCGCCAACGTGCCGGGCCGGGTCGTCGAGCGCCATCCCGGACTGGAAAGCGGCACGCTACTGACGAAAGACACCCTGATGCTGGAGATCGATCCCAGCCGCTATCGGCTGGCCGAGGCCGAGGCCAAAGCGGAGCTGGCCAGTCTAGCCGCGGAGCAGGCCCAGCTGGAAATGGAGGCCGAAAACACGGGGCGACTGCTTGCCTTGGAGCGCGAGCGTCTGCGTTTGGCAGAACAGGAGTTGGCGCGTATCCGACGCCTGGCGAATAGCGGTTCGGTGTCGCGTTCTCGCCTGGATACGGAAGAGCGTGCAGCGCTTTCTCAACGCCAGACCGTGCAGTCGTTGGAAAATGAATTACAGCTGATTCCCTCGCGACGCCAGCGCCTGGAAGCCCGGGCCGAACAGGCATCCACCAGACTGGCGCAGGCCCGCCAGGATCTCGAAGACACTCGTTTCGTCGCGCCCTTTGATCTGCGCCTGGGGGAGGTCGAAGCAGAGCTTCATCAGTACATCAACGCCGGTCAGCGATTGTTCAGCGCCGACGGCATCGAGGCCGCCGAGGTAGTGGCCCAGGTGCCGATGGACATGCTGCGCCGCCTGCTCGGTACCCAGACCGTTCGCGATGCGGATGACGAGACCTTGGACATCGCCCAGCGCCTGGATTTCTCCGTCATCGAGGCCGAGGTGTCCCTGGTGGCCGGGAAAGGGGCTCGCTGGCCGGCCCGGGTCGTGCGGATCGCCAACGGCCTGGATCCGGCCACCCGTACCGCCCAGGTCGTGGTGCGAATTGACGATCCCTACCGGCAGGTGTCGCCGTTGACGAGCCCTGCGCTGGTGCGGGACATGTATGTGCAGGTACGACTGGCGGCCAGCTCACCGGAGCCGGTGATGGTGGTGCCGGCCGCGGCGGTTCATCAGGGAGAGGTCTACCTGGTTGACGAGCAGCAGCGACTGGAGCGTCGCTCGGTAAGGGTCGCCTTCGAGCAGCATGACCTGGCGGTGATCGCCGAGGGGCTTTCCATCGGCGAAACCGTGATCGTGGATGACTTGGTGCCGGCGATCAACGGCATGACCATCGATCCGCGGCGCGACGAGGCATTGACACGAAGTCTTCGTCGCCAAGCGCTGGGGGAAACGCCATGA
- a CDS encoding TetR/AcrR family transcriptional regulator produces the protein MTRTRHLPAEERKELTVRTVVELCAEQDPARITTAAIAERMKVTQGALFRHFSSKDEIWQAVMAWVAEQVMRRLDKTVARDGTSLATLEAMFMAHIDFITEHPGVPRLMLGQLQHAEPTPATRLVRSILARYRERLAALLTRGKASGELRGDLDIEAAATQFIGTLQGLVVQSLIAGNVQRIAEQAPGAFLLYRRGIQAGEAS, from the coding sequence ATGACACGAACTCGTCACCTGCCTGCTGAAGAACGCAAGGAGTTGACCGTGCGTACCGTGGTGGAGCTGTGCGCGGAGCAGGATCCCGCACGCATTACCACGGCTGCCATCGCCGAGCGCATGAAGGTAACCCAGGGGGCGCTGTTTCGCCATTTCAGCAGCAAGGACGAGATCTGGCAGGCGGTCATGGCCTGGGTCGCCGAGCAGGTCATGCGGCGTCTCGACAAGACCGTGGCTCGGGACGGGACGTCGCTGGCGACCTTGGAGGCCATGTTCATGGCACACATCGATTTCATCACCGAACATCCCGGGGTACCGCGCCTGATGCTGGGACAGTTGCAGCACGCAGAGCCGACGCCTGCCACGCGCCTGGTACGCTCCATATTGGCCAGGTACCGCGAACGGCTTGCGGCTCTTCTGACTAGAGGCAAGGCAAGCGGTGAACTGCGTGGCGACCTGGATATCGAGGCGGCGGCGACCCAGTTCATCGGCACTCTGCAGGGACTGGTGGTGCAGTCGCTGATCGCCGGGAACGTGCAGCGCATCGCGGAGCAGGCGCCGGGGGCCTTCCTGCTCTATCGACGTGGCATTCAGGCCGGAGAGGCGTCATGA
- a CDS encoding cation:proton antiporter: MDGPSTTTLLILFIGLSTAAAMLLRTGCERIGIPPLVGFLLLGIGIATLDANVGMLTAETEVGIELLAQLGLVALLFRVGLGLDPRRLLAKLPSASVIWLGNIAIAGLMGYAVAQWVLGLELIPSLVIAVALTATSIGVIIPVWEDAGVLNSDAGTLTVDVAELDDISGIVLMALLFAVLPVLKDGNGAFWLSVGAAAGELALLFGGFVIFCWLFARYLTPRLYRFLHRWERTPEHLLTVIALGAVIAGIAEVLGFSLAVGALFAGIVFSAYPEQVRSNGAYDLLYDFFTPYFFVAIGLHLDPTLILPALGVGLVLLIAAVAGKLIGTYLPAWLMTDRKSAWLIAISMLPRAEIAMVIVHQAYQLGPWAIDAELYGAMAVVALATCLFTPPLLGRLLTRSA; the protein is encoded by the coding sequence ATGGACGGCCCCTCGACCACCACGCTCTTGATCCTTTTCATCGGACTCTCGACCGCGGCGGCCATGCTCCTGCGCACCGGGTGCGAGCGTATCGGCATACCGCCATTGGTAGGGTTTCTGCTGCTGGGTATCGGTATCGCTACTCTGGATGCGAACGTCGGCATGCTCACGGCGGAGACCGAGGTGGGAATCGAACTACTCGCGCAGTTGGGGCTGGTGGCCCTGCTGTTTCGCGTGGGACTGGGGCTTGATCCACGTCGGCTGCTCGCCAAACTGCCAAGCGCTAGCGTGATCTGGTTGGGCAATATCGCCATCGCGGGACTCATGGGCTATGCGGTAGCGCAGTGGGTGCTCGGACTGGAACTGATACCCTCGCTGGTAATCGCCGTCGCTCTGACCGCGACCAGCATCGGCGTGATCATTCCGGTCTGGGAAGATGCCGGCGTCCTGAACAGCGACGCCGGCACACTTACCGTCGATGTGGCCGAACTCGACGACATCTCGGGCATCGTGCTGATGGCCCTGCTGTTTGCGGTGCTGCCGGTGCTCAAGGACGGGAATGGCGCTTTCTGGCTCTCGGTAGGTGCCGCCGCAGGCGAACTGGCGCTGCTCTTTGGTGGCTTCGTCATCTTCTGCTGGCTGTTCGCCCGCTACCTCACTCCGCGGCTCTATCGCTTCCTGCATCGCTGGGAACGGACCCCGGAGCACCTGCTCACCGTGATTGCCCTCGGCGCGGTGATCGCCGGTATCGCCGAAGTGCTAGGGTTCTCTCTGGCAGTAGGAGCGCTGTTCGCCGGGATCGTCTTCAGCGCCTATCCGGAACAGGTGCGCTCCAATGGTGCCTACGACCTACTCTACGACTTCTTCACACCTTACTTCTTCGTCGCCATCGGTCTACACCTCGACCCGACGCTGATTCTACCGGCGCTCGGTGTCGGTCTGGTGCTGCTGATCGCCGCGGTGGCCGGCAAGCTGATCGGCACCTATCTGCCCGCGTGGCTGATGACCGACCGGAAGTCGGCATGGCTTATCGCCATCAGCATGTTGCCGCGTGCCGAGATAGCCATGGTCATCGTGCACCAGGCCTATCAACTCGGCCCCTGGGCAATCGACGCCGAACTCTATGGCGCCATGGCGGTAGTGGCACTGGCGACCTGTCTGTTCACGCCGCCGCTGCTGGGGCGTCTGCTGACGCGGTCAGCATGA
- a CDS encoding DUF6858 family protein, with translation MAPRPCSIGVCELENRFVITFLEAPNPAMDETMPEWAGALAKNEP, from the coding sequence ATGGCGCCTCGACCGTGCTCGATCGGCGTCTGCGAACTCGAGAACCGTTTCGTCATCACCTTTCTTGAGGCCCCCAATCCAGCAATGGACGAGACCATGCCTGAGTGGGCCGGGGCGTTGGCAAAAAATGAGCCGTAA
- a CDS encoding IS630 family transposase, which yields MLQDSAHAYRRSLAVKWVEDGMSQSEAARRLEVTQGAVSQWVARARQGGEAALKTQPRSGRPPRLPAELVPRVLAALKALGPEGFGYEDQRWTTQRIADAIARLTDVRYSTSKISDLLRQWGWTWQVPKRRDSRRDEATIDHWRAQLWPALKKQAEVRSETLIFVDESSFHLCSPHVKTFAPVGQTPVVKGKRGQSPRHTVIGAVSTEGRSYFQWTSSTVKGVDIVAFLKTLLRYWPGKLCIVWDNAPGHRCRALRARVESHRSSMELAETPLCQSGVQECPDTGEWLHRTTRWIKRYRGWVQRLLRASPIY from the coding sequence ATGCTACAGGACTCCGCTCACGCCTATCGCCGTTCCCTTGCCGTCAAGTGGGTCGAGGACGGCATGAGCCAATCGGAAGCCGCCCGACGCCTGGAGGTTACCCAAGGCGCTGTCAGCCAATGGGTCGCTCGAGCGCGCCAGGGCGGCGAAGCGGCCCTCAAGACCCAACCGCGATCCGGTCGGCCGCCACGCCTGCCTGCCGAGCTCGTGCCTCGGGTGTTGGCGGCACTGAAAGCGCTGGGCCCGGAAGGCTTCGGCTACGAGGATCAGCGCTGGACGACGCAACGTATCGCCGATGCCATCGCACGCCTGACCGATGTCCGTTACAGCACCTCGAAGATCAGTGACCTGCTTCGGCAATGGGGCTGGACCTGGCAAGTGCCCAAACGCCGGGATAGCCGACGCGATGAGGCCACCATCGACCACTGGCGAGCGCAGCTCTGGCCGGCATTAAAAAAACAGGCCGAGGTCCGGAGCGAAACGCTGATCTTCGTCGATGAGTCGAGCTTTCACCTCTGCTCGCCTCATGTGAAGACGTTTGCCCCGGTGGGCCAGACGCCGGTCGTCAAGGGCAAGCGCGGCCAGTCGCCGCGTCACACGGTGATCGGCGCCGTCTCGACCGAAGGACGCAGCTATTTCCAGTGGACGTCGAGCACGGTGAAAGGAGTCGATATCGTCGCCTTCCTGAAGACACTGCTGCGCTATTGGCCAGGCAAGCTGTGTATCGTCTGGGACAATGCGCCGGGGCACCGTTGTCGCGCCTTACGCGCCCGAGTTGAATCCCATCGAAGCAGTATGGAGTTGGCTGAAACGCCGCTGTGCCAATCGGGCGTTCAGGAGTGCCCTGACACTGGGGAGTGGCTACACCGCACCACCCGCTGGATCAAACGCTATCGTGGCTGGGTTCAGCGGCTTTTGCGGGCCTCACCCATTTATTAG